One genomic window of Candidatus Pseudobacter hemicellulosilyticus includes the following:
- a CDS encoding CusA/CzcA family heavy metal efflux RND transporter, translating into MLNKIIAFSIKNKLIIGLFTLGLIIWGLWSASKLPVDAVPDITNNQVQIITLTPTLAAQETEQLVTYPIEQSIANLPDLEEMRSISRFGLSVITVVFKDEVDIYFARQLINEKLKEAQEKIPNGIGTPGLAPVSTGLGEVYQYVIHPQKGAENKYSAMDLRTMQDWIVARQLYGTPGVAEVNSFGGLLKQYEVAVNPDRLKGMNITMAELFTALEKNNANTGGAYIDKKPNAYFIRGIGLVSSLEDIGSIVIKTAGGIPVLVRDVATVQFGNAIRFGSVTFNGEKEVVGGIVMMLKGANSAAVVNRVKEKMKTIQQSLPADVVIEPFLDRTDLVDRAVNTVKTNLIEGALIVIFVLVVFLGNVRAGLIVASAIPLSMLFALGMMHAFGVSANLMSLGAIDFGLIVDGAVIVVEATLHHLSKRKSGDKLTQEQMDAEVFASASKIRSSAAFGEIIILIVYIPILTLVGIEGKMFRPMAQTVSFAILGALILSLTYIPMMSALLLSKKPLNKRTIADRMMEFFQRIYTPLLEKALQLRRTIVLATIAVFGLAIFLFIRMGGEFIPQLREGDYAFHCILPQGTSLSQSIETSMQASRIIKSFPEVKMVVGKTGSAEVPTDPMPPEATDLIVVLKPMKEWTTTKDYNELAEKILDKLEVIPGVFFEANQPIQMRFNELMTGVRQDVAVKIFGENIDTLAGLADKVAAVVKKVEGATAPQIERTTGLPQITIQYDRARIAAYGLNIEDINRTVSTAFAGQAAGVVFENERKFDLVVRLDSANRSSIDDVSNLFVATGDGKQIPLTQVASVQFKEGPAQISREDGKRRIVIGFNISGRDVQSVVKEIQDKLAQANLLPSGYYYTYGGTFENLQKASARLQIAVPIALGLIFLLLYFTFNSFKEALLIYTAIPMSAIGGVFALLLRGMPFSISAGVGFIALFGVAVLNGIVLISTFNQLEKEGVSDVFRRVFEGTRTRLRPVLMTAMVASLGFIPMALSGGAGAEVQKPLATVVIGGLISATFLTLFVLPMLYIIFSGKRKRTPGVLPVTTILVVLLLGSSYANAQQPAGTRISIEQAINAAGGNRQYGINEQQLVRGQAQVKTAAILPKTGVFAENEDVRPSDRKGILKIGLSQSIAWPGLYAAQKKLFSEQLGYYQLNRSVIDADIKRDVRAVYYQLWYLQDKQQLYTRLDSIYRSLSAAAVLKVKTGDSPGLDSIAANVRLKEIQALARQTATEMEVQQRVLMQLLNTDTAYLAIAGVLEKLPLLLNRPDSLHPALALQQQQVNIASAGIAVSRNENRPEFSGRFFSQRLYGLSDPFTGFSVTAAFPLLGAGAARNKVKMAQAEATLQQKQFDYTQQVLYTERAQAEKTVQKNLSMLSFYEQSGLQQANEIIKAATLAYRAGEIGFTDLSQYLAQAIDIQRNHLESLNDYNQSVIQYYYYFNQ; encoded by the coding sequence ATGTTAAATAAGATTATAGCGTTCTCTATTAAAAACAAGCTGATCATCGGCCTGTTTACGCTGGGGCTCATTATCTGGGGCCTGTGGAGCGCCAGCAAGCTGCCGGTGGATGCGGTGCCGGATATCACCAATAACCAGGTGCAGATCATCACGCTGACGCCAACCCTCGCCGCCCAGGAAACGGAGCAGCTGGTGACCTATCCCATTGAACAGAGTATCGCCAACCTGCCGGACCTGGAGGAAATGCGGTCCATCTCCCGCTTTGGGCTGTCTGTGATCACCGTGGTCTTCAAGGATGAGGTGGATATTTATTTTGCACGACAACTGATCAATGAAAAGCTAAAGGAGGCTCAGGAAAAGATCCCCAATGGCATCGGCACGCCCGGGCTGGCGCCCGTAAGCACCGGCCTGGGGGAAGTATACCAGTATGTGATCCACCCACAGAAAGGGGCGGAGAACAAATACTCGGCCATGGACCTGCGCACCATGCAGGATTGGATCGTTGCCAGGCAGCTGTACGGTACCCCGGGTGTTGCTGAGGTCAACAGCTTTGGGGGATTGCTCAAACAATATGAAGTGGCTGTTAACCCGGACCGGCTGAAAGGGATGAATATCACCATGGCGGAATTGTTCACCGCCCTGGAAAAGAACAATGCCAATACCGGCGGGGCCTATATCGATAAAAAGCCCAATGCTTATTTCATCCGGGGGATAGGGCTGGTTTCCTCGCTGGAGGATATCGGCAGTATTGTGATCAAAACGGCCGGCGGCATTCCGGTGCTGGTAAGGGATGTGGCTACCGTTCAGTTTGGCAATGCTATTCGCTTTGGCTCTGTGACCTTTAACGGGGAAAAAGAAGTGGTAGGAGGCATCGTGATGATGCTGAAGGGCGCCAACAGTGCAGCAGTGGTCAACAGGGTAAAAGAAAAAATGAAGACCATCCAGCAATCCCTGCCGGCGGATGTGGTGATAGAGCCTTTCCTGGACCGGACCGACCTGGTGGACCGGGCCGTGAATACCGTGAAGACAAACCTTATAGAAGGGGCGCTGATCGTGATCTTTGTCCTGGTGGTCTTCCTGGGCAATGTCCGCGCCGGCCTCATTGTGGCTTCTGCTATTCCCTTGTCCATGCTGTTTGCGCTGGGCATGATGCATGCTTTTGGTGTAAGCGCCAACCTGATGAGCCTGGGGGCCATCGACTTCGGGCTGATTGTAGACGGTGCGGTTATTGTGGTGGAAGCTACGCTGCATCACCTGTCGAAGCGGAAGTCGGGCGATAAACTCACCCAGGAGCAAATGGATGCCGAAGTGTTTGCCTCGGCTTCAAAGATCCGCAGCAGTGCTGCTTTTGGTGAGATCATCATCCTGATCGTATATATCCCCATCCTTACCCTGGTGGGTATTGAAGGGAAGATGTTCAGGCCTATGGCCCAGACAGTGAGCTTTGCTATCCTGGGTGCGTTGATACTTTCACTCACCTATATCCCCATGATGTCAGCGCTGCTGCTGTCCAAAAAACCACTGAACAAAAGGACCATTGCGGATAGGATGATGGAATTCTTTCAGCGCATCTATACACCGCTGCTGGAAAAAGCATTACAGCTCAGGAGGACCATTGTGCTGGCCACCATAGCCGTTTTTGGACTGGCTATTTTCCTGTTTATCAGGATGGGCGGTGAATTTATTCCGCAGCTGCGGGAGGGCGACTATGCCTTTCACTGTATCCTGCCCCAGGGAACCTCCCTCTCCCAGAGCATTGAAACCTCTATGCAGGCAAGCAGGATCATTAAGTCGTTCCCCGAAGTGAAAATGGTGGTGGGTAAAACCGGTTCAGCGGAAGTGCCAACAGATCCCATGCCGCCGGAAGCTACTGACCTCATTGTAGTGCTGAAACCTATGAAGGAATGGACCACTACCAAAGACTATAATGAACTGGCTGAAAAGATCCTGGACAAGCTGGAAGTGATACCTGGTGTATTTTTTGAGGCGAACCAACCGATCCAGATGCGATTCAATGAGCTGATGACCGGGGTGCGACAGGATGTAGCCGTGAAGATCTTCGGTGAAAATATTGATACCCTGGCTGGCCTGGCCGATAAAGTAGCTGCCGTGGTTAAAAAGGTAGAAGGAGCTACAGCGCCCCAGATAGAACGTACTACGGGTTTGCCGCAGATCACTATTCAGTACGACAGGGCCCGGATAGCGGCCTATGGGCTGAACATAGAGGATATCAACCGGACCGTCAGCACTGCTTTCGCCGGGCAGGCCGCAGGGGTGGTGTTTGAAAATGAAAGAAAATTTGACCTGGTGGTCAGGCTGGACAGCGCCAACCGCTCCTCCATTGATGATGTCAGCAATCTCTTTGTGGCCACCGGCGACGGGAAACAGATCCCCCTCACACAGGTGGCATCCGTTCAGTTTAAGGAAGGCCCGGCACAGATCAGCCGGGAAGATGGGAAACGCCGGATCGTGATCGGGTTCAATATTTCCGGACGTGATGTCCAGAGTGTGGTAAAGGAGATACAGGACAAACTGGCGCAGGCCAACCTGCTGCCTTCAGGATATTACTATACTTATGGCGGCACCTTTGAAAACCTGCAAAAGGCTTCGGCAAGGTTACAGATAGCAGTTCCCATTGCATTGGGGCTTATCTTCCTGTTGCTGTATTTCACTTTCAATTCTTTCAAAGAAGCCTTGCTGATCTACACGGCTATTCCCATGAGCGCCATAGGCGGCGTTTTTGCCCTGCTGCTGCGCGGAATGCCTTTCAGTATCTCAGCAGGAGTGGGTTTTATTGCGCTCTTCGGCGTGGCGGTATTGAATGGGATAGTACTCATCAGTACGTTCAATCAGCTGGAAAAAGAAGGGGTCAGCGATGTGTTCCGCAGGGTATTTGAAGGGACCAGGACCCGCCTTCGTCCTGTACTGATGACAGCTATGGTGGCTTCCCTGGGTTTTATTCCTATGGCCCTGTCAGGCGGCGCCGGCGCTGAAGTGCAGAAACCCCTGGCTACCGTGGTGATCGGGGGATTGATAAGCGCCACATTCCTGACCTTATTTGTTCTCCCCATGTTATATATCATTTTCTCGGGTAAAAGAAAGAGGACGCCCGGCGTCCTGCCGGTTACCACTATACTGGTGGTCCTGCTGCTGGGCTCATCCTATGCAAATGCGCAACAGCCGGCCGGTACCCGTATCAGTATTGAGCAGGCTATTAACGCTGCCGGTGGCAACAGGCAATATGGTATCAATGAGCAACAGCTTGTCAGGGGGCAGGCGCAGGTAAAGACTGCTGCCATTCTTCCCAAAACAGGCGTATTTGCTGAGAACGAAGATGTACGGCCCAGCGACCGGAAAGGGATCCTGAAAATAGGACTGTCCCAAAGCATTGCCTGGCCTGGATTGTACGCTGCACAGAAAAAACTGTTCAGTGAGCAGCTGGGTTATTACCAGCTGAACCGGTCTGTAATAGATGCCGATATAAAGCGCGATGTAAGGGCCGTCTATTACCAGTTATGGTACCTGCAGGACAAACAGCAATTGTATACGCGGCTGGATAGTATATACCGTTCCCTCAGTGCCGCAGCTGTGCTGAAAGTGAAAACAGGCGATAGTCCCGGTCTGGACAGTATTGCGGCCAATGTCCGGCTGAAAGAGATCCAGGCCCTGGCCCGGCAAACAGCTACAGAAATGGAAGTGCAGCAACGAGTGCTGATGCAGCTGCTGAACACGGATACGGCTTATCTGGCCATTGCCGGCGTGCTGGAGAAGCTGCCCCTGCTGCTGAACAGGCCTGATTCCCTGCATCCTGCGTTGGCGTTGCAACAGCAGCAGGTCAATATTGCCAGTGCCGGTATTGCTGTCAGCAGGAATGAGAACCGGCCGGAATTCTCCGGGCGTTTTTTCAGCCAGCGCTTATACGGCCTGAGCGATCCCTTCACCGGGTTCTCTGTAACGGCTGCTTTCCCTTTGCTGGGCGCGGGCGCTGCGCGTAATAAAGTGAAAATGGCGCAGGCGGAAGCCACTTTGCAGCAAAAGCAGTTCGACTACACGCAGCAGGTATTGTATACAGAACGGGCCCAGGCGGAAAAAACGGTGCAGAAAAATTTGTCGATGCTCTCCTTTTATGAGCAGAGCGGCCTGCAGCAGGCCAATGAAATTATCAAGGCCGCTACATTGGCCTACCGGGCGGGTGAGATAGGATTTACGGACCTGTCGCAATACCTGGCGCAGGCCATCGACATACAACGCAATCACCTGGAAAGCCTGAACGATTATAACCAGTCGGTCATTCAATACTACTATTACTTCAATCAATAG